ACAGTGATGGCTGCAAAAAGGTGATGTTGAAATGAACTGTACTTATCACACAGGTAACTGTTTCCCCTATATGTAACTGAAGCTCATTGAGGAGAAGGCTAAAAAACAGTGTGATGAACAATAGGAACAGGAGCTTGGGCAAAAAAACTTTCTGACCAAGGTACATGTTTTCTTGCTGCCAAAGtagctgttttatttaatgtgCAGCTTTTCTAAAGCTGAAATGCATACTTCCTTGGGTACTGTGTGGGCATCATCAGACTGTGctactgcagtgctgcctctgcAGGGCAGCCATGTGCTCCCACAGGgatcagggtttttttttttttttcttttttttgataAATGTTGTCCAATTTAGTTTATTAATAATTtccctttgtttaaaaaataaataaataaataaaaatcagtaaggACTGGGTTAGAGGATTTGTCCACAGAAATGTGCCCATATTAGGCAGCCTCAGATGAGAGGAGGAGAATTTGTTTTGCCCCTCCCTATGTTTCTATAAACAAATCTCTTTTTAACTTGCTCATAATTCTTTTAGGTGATGCAACTTGAGAGCTCTTTCTTGGCATTTGGACCAGGTCCTCCTTGTCTGAACCAAAACCAGCCTGGCCACTGACCCAGTCTACAATTTGTCAGCCTGCTTGGAACACAGATTAATCTCCCTTCCAAGTCCAGATAACTCCCTCATAATATTTAGTGCTGTTTCACCTTCCTGAAAAGACATAAACCAGAGTGATGAGCCTACACATTCTACGGCAGTTCCTGAAAAGCCTGTGCAGATTCAGTTTACCTGTCACACACGGACCTggacagcagcaacagaagcttCCACATCTCCAGGTagggggcagcagcagggatagTTTTACACTTTGTTAAAGCAGCAGTAATGTtatctgctgccttctgtttaGTGCCGTTTGGGTACGTTTCCCTGAGGGAGAATCTTAAATAACGATGGCTACAGAGAAATAGAGATGGCAGAGGGTTCTCTGTTTGCACAGACCACCCTTGCAGGTCTTGAGGGGGAAGCATATGCCTCATGGCATGCTTTGGTCTTTTGCAAGCATGACTACACAAGCACAGAAAGGATGGTAAAATAGGAACAAGGGGAATGAAAGGCAACCACTACATTGCAAACAAACTTGTGCCTCTTTTATTCAAATAGTTACAACCATAgttctggggaaaaagaaaaaacctaaGCAATACTGTGCATCTTTAGTGTCTGTGTGAGGAAAATGATAGCAGGTGGTTTGCATTACAATTATATACACCGTTCATCATACAAGGCCCACCACAGTGAGATAGGACAGAGAACGCACCTGAGAGCTGAACACTTTGCACatgacaaaacattttctgtacaCCTTGTGGACACTGGGCTTCCCTCCATCCCCATGGGAATCACAGAGTGTAAATTCAGAGTGCTGGACCAGATCCCAGGCACAGATAGTGACCTGCAGAATTCTTACTTGGTCATTTACAGATATAGCTTTCACTCTGTACAAGGGCTAAATAACAATGGGTGTCAAGCAACCCTCAAGTATGGTGATAGCATACACTCAGCAACTTGCAAAGAGGTACTTCAGAAGGTCTCCCACTTGATCACTAAGATTCATGTGTTTCTTCTATCTTTTACCCATTCACTGTTAGCTGAGGAGAAGGGCTGTCTCTCTGGGAGAATGATGCATCCTGAGTCTTTTAATCTTTGAGACTTTTCCCATCATTTTCTTATCTCCTGTCTAACTACTGTGGTGCTCTGCTTATTTTAGAGCTGGGCTAGCAGCACCACAATCCTCTAAGTCACACTATGGCAAAAATTATTCTAAGCATTGTCCTGAGTGGCATCACAACAATGATGTAAGATCCTACTGGCTGCATGCTCTAAGTAGTGCCATACAAGCAGCCTTCTGCTACATGCTTGCCTGTCATTTCTCCATACTTAACTCTGCTAGACCACACCGGGGTTGAGTGTTTTGATGAGTGGGAATGCATTTCTCTGACAAAGCTTTAGCAGCATTGTTAAAACCTGAACAATCTCAGCTTATTAGACTGTCTGACAGCTTCCTGGCCCAATGGGACTTTTGCTGCAGCACCCACTTCACAGCTTTCCTGACTACTTCCACAACACCATGACTTCATGCTAAAACCAACTGCTGCTTGGGCCCCTTTCAGCATAACTAGGAATTTTCTTACAATCCCCATCCACACTGCCTCTGGAAAGGGTGTTCTGAACTGTCACCCTCAGTTACAGAAAAGATGTCACTTCTTACTAGGACTGGAAGGCCCAGCTGTTCCCAGAGGATGCCACAGAAGTGAAATATTCATAGCTCTGTTGAAGCAAGTAGTAATGAACACAGAGTTCTACCCTCCTGGGGAACAAAAGGAAGATAAGCAGAGAGAAGTAGTGATTTCTGAGGTGGAGATGAAGAATCTCCTTTTAGATGAATAATGGTGATGAACAGGGAAGAGTGGAGAATTTCACGCAAGCTTAAAATTCAACTAATTCTGCTGGAGCATATACTGCCCCAGTTCTCCAGTCATCTGTACATATTAGTGACTGAATAAAATAGagtttctccttttctgcttcaaaaagaaatggagTCAGACTCTGCCAAGGTCAGCAAAATTCAGGGGCAGTCTGATGGCATTCAGATCCTGACATCTCCTTGGTGAAGTATCTCAAGTAGAAAAAGAAtgtaacaaaaagaacaacattcACAAAGCAACCAGAATGAACTGCAAACCCCAACATTACATACACATTAGTGCCACTTTACACTTACTGCTCAATGCAGCTCACTACACACCTTGATCAGAGTATtttctgctgcacacacacacacacacacacacacacacacacacacacacacacacattcagtTCTTCCACAGCCATCTCCCTAGACAAATGTCTCCTCTGCAAAAGCCATTGCATCATGTTCCTCAGCAGCCATTTCTGCCAGTGGCTGGCTCCTGAGCCACTCTGTCCTGCTCCGAAGAAGTTCATTCTCCACTGCTTCTGCCTCAGCCAAGGGGCAGGTCTTGGTTTCATTGTGTTTGAAATATTCCCTGATGGTGCTTCGAATGGAAGCAGGGAGGATGATACGGATGGTGTGGCTGAATGTGTTGAAACCCTTGCTCTGGATTGGCACctgtgtcacctccactggcTTGCTCTCCAGCTCCTTAGGAATGGAGGCACTTGGGATACTTTCTTTGTGCCCTGCTTGTGAGGACAGGATTGTTGGTTCATAGTGGAGCTGCCTGGAGGCAGACTGCAGAACAAGGGGGGTATTCTGCCCATAAAACACTGTCTGGGGAATATGAACTCTCACAGTCTGTAAGCCCTTAGATGTGCCTTGCTCTTTGTAGCTACTGGGTGAGTCACTGCTGCTGGTGTTTGCCAAGGACCTCTCCTCTTCCACTGGAGATCCCCAGGAATATTCTTTATTTGGGGCCGTGTAAAAAGTTATCTTGGTGCGCTTCAGGCTCTCCTGGCTTGGAGAGCAGGCATCAACACTTCTGATTTCAATGTGCTTCACAACCTTCTCCCTGTGTTGCTGCTGGTTGATCTGCAGGAATTTCTTGCTGGCTGGGCCATCAGGTGAAGGCTCAGGATTTCGTTCTAGCTCACTGGGGCAATCCAAGCTTTGGAGCTTCAGATCAGGCACCCCAGCAATTCCCAGCTGTATCTCCTCTTTCTCCAAGACAGTGTTGGTTAGTgggcttcctgctgcagctctgctgacagAAGGAAAACTTTTCCTCTCCCCAGAACAATGTCTGCTCTCTACTGCCTTGGGTTTATAGTCATGGAAACTGCCTAGGTCACATGGCTGTAAAGGCACAGGAGAGGTGAAGGACTTGTGCCACTCTTTTGGGGACTCCTTGGCAATCTTGGGAGACACAGAATGAAGCCTGGCAGATGTGCCAAATATAAATGACAGAGAGGACACATCTGTGGGATTGACAGCTGATGACTCCGAGCAGTACGAGAAAGCACTGTCTAGGGAGCTAAGTGAGGATGCAGATGGGGATGTAGTGGTGGAGGACAAGCTAGAGAAGCTGGACCTGTTGGACAGGCTGGATTTGTGAAAGCTGATCTTCTTCAGCCTAGAGCTGGCCTGAGGTGACTGCCACAAATTCTGCCTGGCTTTATCAGCCCCAGTGCTAAGGCCTTCATCAATCAACTTTTGGCTCTCTACTTGCAGTTGCTTGAGCCTGTGGATGTAGTCTGTGTGACTGCGCATGATGGTGGCATCACAGCTAGACTGGCGAGCCACTGGCTCATGGCTCTGAGCAGGAAGCTGGGAGCTAAGGCAGACACTGGGCTCTGACGAGCACCGGTCCCTGGCTGGGCTGAGTGAACGCATTGAGCCAATGGAGCTGAAGGAACCCTCCTCTTCTAGGAGGTCATAGCTGTCCGCACTGGCATTCTTCTGGGTTTTGCTTTGGTAGCAGGCTGTGATCTCACTGAACAAGTCCCAGTCTTCTTGCTCCTCATCGAGTAACAAGGTGCTGGGTGATTCAAAAATATCATCTGTTTTAGGTATCAGGGAATGCTTTGGTCTTTCCAGGTCATAAGCAGAGAATTCCAGCCCATCAGAGGAGTCATCATTCTGAGCCATGCCTAGAGCAGAGAACACTAATTAATTAATTGTCCATACCTCCTAACTCCATATGGTACCTTACAGCCAAGACACAAGAAACATTACCAACTCATGGTATAATTAACAGAAAAGTGAATCTGTTCCCCTTCAACCATTTTGTTTAGCCCTACATAATtaatctggaagaaaacattgttGGGACACACCATTGCTAAGGCTACAATAAATTCTCGTGATAGTACTTCAGTCCGAAATGACTGAAATAGATTGAACATCTGCCACAGAAAAAGTACACCTGATCAAGGACACATTTAGGCTGTGAAAATTCAGCCCTCTGCTTTCCTCTAATTTCTTAGCCATGCCTGagagtgaaagggaaaaatcaaAACCAGCTGTTTTTACAACACTTTTCTTTGGAAGAGGTGAGGAAGAACAAACTGCTTTGCATTAAGAGTTCTACTATTAAGATTTTAACAAATGCCATCAACTTACCCAGAGATCCCTCTGAGTTTGTGGAATTTTTGTCTGGTCTTTGAAACAAGGAAGCAATGTCACCTCCAAAAATCTCTGCTGAGTTTTCAATCAGAAACTGTACCAACATGGCTACCTGGCAAAGACAAGGATTTACAAAGTCAGTCTACTGATTATCTAAACAAGATGAATAATGCAATTCAAGTAATTCATCCaaagttcctttttatttcaaaaacatACAATTTCCTATAGAATCTTTTGTTCAAAAAGTTGTTTAGAATGTAGTAATACTTCTATATTAACTACACTTGGGGCTAGGATATGAACTTTGTGAACTGGAGAAGTGAGCCAGGCATGGCACGTTCTATGATTTTCCTTGCTATCAATAACACCTCACAGACTGCAAGGACTCCTCCTCTCCACCACATTTATTGCATACTTTGACACTGCAGGACAGCTTTAGATACAGATGAAACAGTACTATCCAACTCCAGCTGCCCCACCTTTCTTCAGCATGTTTGTCCTGAAGGGAATTTCTGCTGGTAAAACAatcacagcttctctttctACCCTACGTAATCAGAGTGTCTGAAATGCTCCACCAACTTGAGCATAACCGCACAGGGGAAAGGGTGAAGCCCAGATACCACTTAGCTGGCAGTGTCACTGATACTGCCCCCTTTTAGTCTTCAAAATACAGTGAGcataaaaaaatagtaaaagtATAGTAAACTATTATGAGACCAAACCTATGAAAGATTACCTTCTTTGTAGACTTGCTCTCCTCCTCAGGCCCTGTAGGACTAGGTAGCCACAGCATATTGGGCGCTATGCAAAGAGCCAGGTTAAACGCATTCATCTGATTCATGACTGAATTCTGCTCAATGTGATGAAGAACTCCAAAGAGGTGTCTGAGTAAGATATGGTTGGCCTTTGGGAGCTGGTTGACCAAGCTGTTCCAGGAGTGgtaacagaaaaagcagcactgttCATAAAAATCCATTCTTCAAATACTGGAGGCTACTTCCCAAAGCTTTTGCCTGCCCCCTAAGCTTTTGTAACAAGTTTGAGATATTATCTGATGATGAAGTAAGATACTGTCCTTTACAACATGTGTGAGTCACAGTTTCACACCCATATTGCTCAACCACTCTGCTCACAGAGCTTTCAGCAGCCAAGGAACTCATACCCAGAACTTGTGGATAGAAGTCCACAATGtcttaacaaaacaaagacCATCCAAAGAAGATGCAAAGAAATCCATGTCATCAGTACATGAGACAACGCCACCACCTGAGTCTCTGCTAGAGTGACAGTGCAAGGAGACCTAGGTCAAATGGCAAGGTTCAAAAACTGAGCTGAACCATTAACTAGAAGAGAATGGGAGTACTGAATGTTCCCCTTGCTGCTGATAGACTATTCTTGCTCAGGGCAGCCTTTGAAGGCAGTAAATCATATTGGAAGTGCTATTTCTTCAAACTGCCAGTATGATGACCAGCTTTATTTtgtgcacacagaaaaaaagtgacAATAGTTTAATTCCACTAAGATATAAGATATATATAAGATAATAGATTTAATTCCACTAAGGAATCTGGGGTATTTCTAGTGGCTGAATTATTGCAATTTATCTATTTGATTGTTCTCATAATTTGAAATGATTATCAAAAACCAAATTtctacagactttttttttgtggaatAGAAACGTTACCAAAAgaccactgaaagaaaaatactttgctCTGTGACACTGGCAAACAGCAATAGCTCCACTGTGACCTGGAGCAGCAACAGGAGTCTCTAAGAAGATGAGTCTACAGTTACAGCCCCATGCTCCCAATTCCCCACCAAAATAAGTGTTTAAAGGCCTTACCTTTTGATAGCTTCAATCTTATGTGCCCGATTTTCTGTATCCACAGCTTCCATCCACAGTCCATGCATGTCTGAGGATAGAACACTGTCAGGTATATTTCGGAGAAAATCctgaattaaatatatatatgcagagCAGTCTGGTCagttttaatttccttgttttGGTTTCATGATTTATATAGTCAGTGTTAATTCGTATTAAGCAGgagataaaatgaaatgtgacacaaaaacatttctccttctctcttcatTTCCACCAGGCTGTCCTCAGGGCTCCTCATTTGCAGCATTACTGAACTGTGTATACAGTTGATGGCACAAAACGATGAACCGCCAGCCTTTGTGTTTGTCCCCTCACCAGGACAGGGTTTATCTCTATTATATGAGATCAAGTACTGCTATTCAAGGCTGTCCATAgttctgtttgaaatatttctaatcAATAAGGACTGCTGTTTTCTGAGAGGACTGTGCAAGAACTTGCATATGCCTTGCATTTTAATATGTCTGACAGCCTTTTATATTAGGGCAGCAAAAACAAGTTTTTCCACACTTCAGCTCCCAATTGGTTCTGACCAGTTTTAACAGATCAGCTTAAACCTGTCAAGAGGTTTGACTACACAAATGCTAGGCTTTTGCCTATTAAAACTTCAGTCATACCCAAGTCTTCATCCTCCACCCAACACAATGTCTCTACTCAGACTTGTTAACAGTTCCCCTTTTTACTTGCCATCTGATTAGAGGGTGAAGGTTAGAGTCTAACTGCCTCCTTTGAGTATGGCCTCTCTGTGGGCAgtgcagagaagctgcagtCAAATGGCACTTGTCCTCTGACATAGGACTGCAGAATGTcttaggttgaaagggaccttcaagatcatctaaGTCTCCCTCCACTCTCTTCTGTGTGTCCAGAAAAGGACAAAGAGCAATTTTGCTTCTGTCATCAGAGGACTTTGAGGCCATGCGTGTGTGCAGCATCTGAATTGCTGGGTTCAGGCTCTGACACATGGATAGAGCCATGGTTACTTAGGAAGTAAATACTACAGTatctgctgctggaggctgttTTGTACAATAAAGgtgcaaaatgaaaaactggCAATACATACctgaatattaaaataatctCCACTAAGACAGATAACTTTGTGCACATAGCCATCAGGTGAGGATGTGCCttgatagaaaatattttgtgcaaCAGCCCCTACAGTGCCCTGCCTCGAATCTCCCCTCTCTCATACATGTATCTCGCTTCCTTACTAACAGAAAAAAGGTACGATTAACTGAGTTATTTGGTCAAACACACCGTGATGACAGCTGCAGCCACAAAGACTGACTCTCCATCCACCTGGACATCATCTCCAGAGTTCAGCTTCTCCTTCAGTTCCTTGCAAGTCTTGGCATTGGCAGAACGTCTGAAAATGCCCCTAGTAGAGGGACCTTCATGATACAGCAGGAACAGCATATCCTAAGAGAAAGACCAGTTACTCATAAGAACCAAACACTTCGCCCTGTTGTTTACATACATTACAACAAAATTAGTGTAAGAGTTGGTCAGCACTGAAAAGAGGATAGATATACAAGAGGTTTGTCATGACTTGACCAGCAACTAGAGTCTATCAGCTAAGTTGCAGGTACACACAGATGCTCCTATCCTTTGCCAAATGATAGACCAATGGCCTCCCATAGCAAATGAGATTCAGGCTACATACCAGCACATAGTACACTGACACTGTTCCTTCTTCACTTGTGCTGGTCTAGCTGAAGAAACCTATTGAAACGGGATGGACATCTACACAACAAGTGATACAGATTATGCGGGAGAGGATGTTTTTACCCGTGCTACTGAGTTAGAGCTGAATCATGGGCAAATGTCAATCTCCTCAAATCAGTCCTTGTAAATATTACAAATTACTTTAAATTCTTGGCTAAACACGTTGCATTTATGTCAGCAGCCTAAACTACTCCTTACCATGATTGGCTTGGGAAGAATCCCGTCAGGACAGACAGAGGACAGAGACATGCCAAAGAGTTTCTGTGGGGTGGTAGGTGACTGCAACAGAGGGATGTCTGTGGGTGCACTGGTGCTGCGCCTCAGGGCCCAGTCAATCAAGGACTTCTTCCTCTTGGTGTGCTTCTGCAGTGActctaaaagaaaacatatattcATTACACATGTGGCTGTCATTTCTACAGGTCAGTGACTGACttgcagcagaggcagagatCCCAGCGAATTGAGGACTTTCTATCATCCCAT
This DNA window, taken from Excalfactoria chinensis isolate bCotChi1 chromosome 4, bCotChi1.hap2, whole genome shotgun sequence, encodes the following:
- the LOC140252144 gene encoding rho GTPase-activating protein 20-like, producing MKPIVQRRRSTPSAITKALGKSKQHSRETTFSSSHSDNGLPSGIFSNPDSTFVLDERVQLTVGLQTQERHLILFSDRLIIAKSKSSSSLKFKKQVHLSEVWTGNCLSEVTEKKMSPENSFVIGWPTINYVVTFSSAEVKEQCLSALLWHISEMKQNECLKNLTLQIFVLDADNCSSTTTVNVSNVETAESVIKKTLVQLGLPGRTSDHHLWVISGKDDPAYPLIGHEHPFSISLNCLRDFADQQQGTHYHTLLLDGSEASFLEQLPKEKQCQFVLKPRPQAPMPLRRESLQKHTKRKKSLIDWALRRSTSAPTDIPLLQSPTTPQKLFGMSLSSVCPDGILPKPIMDMLFLLYHEGPSTRGIFRRSANAKTCKELKEKLNSGDDVQVDGESVFVAAAVITDFLRNIPDSVLSSDMHGLWMEAVDTENRAHKIEAIKSLVNQLPKANHILLRHLFGVLHHIEQNSVMNQMNAFNLALCIAPNMLWLPSPTGPEEESKSTKKVAMLVQFLIENSAEIFGGDIASLFQRPDKNSTNSEGSLGMAQNDDSSDGLEFSAYDLERPKHSLIPKTDDIFESPSTLLLDEEQEDWDLFSEITACYQSKTQKNASADSYDLLEEEGSFSSIGSMRSLSPARDRCSSEPSVCLSSQLPAQSHEPVARQSSCDATIMRSHTDYIHRLKQLQVESQKLIDEGLSTGADKARQNLWQSPQASSRLKKISFHKSSLSNRSSFSSLSSTTTSPSASSLSSLDSAFSYCSESSAVNPTDVSSLSFIFGTSARLHSVSPKIAKESPKEWHKSFTSPVPLQPCDLGSFHDYKPKAVESRHCSGERKSFPSVSRAAAGSPLTNTVLEKEEIQLGIAGVPDLKLQSLDCPSELERNPEPSPDGPASKKFLQINQQQHREKVVKHIEIRSVDACSPSQESLKRTKITFYTAPNKEYSWGSPVEEERSLANTSSSDSPSSYKEQGTSKGLQTVRVHIPQTVFYGQNTPLVLQSASRQLHYEPTILSSQAGHKESIPSASIPKELESKPVEVTQVPIQSKGFNTFSHTIRIILPASIRSTIREYFKHNETKTCPLAEAEAVENELLRSRTEWLRSQPLAEMAAEEHDAMAFAEETFV